Within the Paenibacillus sp. AN1007 genome, the region CACCGGATAGAATCAGCACATGTTCGGGATCGAATTGTTCAATAAAATTCAGGTTGCGGTAAATGGCATCAGCTGTACCCCGGTACCAGTTACTTCCATCTTCCCGTTCATGAGGAGGAAGTACGTATACCCCGCCATTTTTGCGGTCCAGGTCCCAGTCACTGCCAATACCGATGTAAGAATGCAGAACAAGCGGTTCGTATTGCGTTAATACCCCAACGGTGTCGATCCCCGAGTTCGAGCAGTTGCTCAGCGGAAAATCAATAATACGGTATGTTCCTCCAAAATAAACAGCGGGTTTCGCCAGTGATTTCGTCAAACCCTTCAAGCGTTTACCCTGCCCCCCAGCGAGCAGCATTGCGACAACCTCTTTTTTTGCCATCATTACAGCCTCCTCCACGTGCATTCATTCTGATTCATCAGAGCCCATAATCGATATGCTGTTGTAAAACACGGCTGTCTTGATTAAGAGCATGCTGTACAGATGTGTAACGGAACAAGACATCACTCATATGTAACCGGACGTCTTTCGTAAGCAATAACTGGAATAGTGAGCTGGTCTTGCTGTCAAACCACGATGATGATTGTGTTGATGGACTGGATAATACAGATCATGCAGATGGTGTTGATGCTGTAATTCGCGTTGGTTATTCGGACTTCACTTGCATTGAAGACTGTTCAGTGGGTGCAAATAAACAATCCTATTACCCATTAAACAGGAATTCGATCGGGGAATCTTGCGGTAACGGCGACATCGAAATGTTTTAGGGCGCAGTACGTTTGAATCGTACTTTTTTTGCCCAGCCGCTGTTCTTTTAATCTATTCGATAAATAGGAATTAAAATCCTTTTGGTAATAATATGGTAAAATATTGCGGGAGGCAGGATCGGTTTATCCCATGCAAAAAGGCCGGATTTCTCCGGCTCCAAGCTTCATGCATTTATCAAGACAGGTTGGGAGCAGCTCCCGTAATTCAGTATGCATCCATTCCAAGTCATAAGCGATCATCTAGATAATTTTACGGAATAGCTCCATCACTTCATCCTTGGATGGCTGATACGGATTGCCCGGTGCACAGGCATCCTTCATCGCATTGCTTGCAAGCAGCTCCACATCCGGATTTTGCACGCCGAGCTCGGACAGCTTCTCAGGAATACCTACTTCCTTCGTCAGTTCTCGAATCGCTGCGATAACATAATCAGCACATTCCTTGTCCGTGCGTTCCTTCACGTCCATACCAATCGCTTTGGCGATATGACGGAATTTGTCCGGCACATGTTTGGCGTTCATTTCTTCCACATAAGGCAGCAGCATCGCGTTGCATACTCCATGCGGCAGGTCGTACACCCCGCCCAGTTGATGCGCCATCGCATGAACATATCCGAGACCCGCATTATTGAAAGCGATGCCTCCCAAGAAGCACGCATATGTCATATATTCTCTGGCTTCCAGATCCGTGCCATCCTTCACCGCTCTTGGCAAATATTCAAAGATCAACTTGACCGCAGCTGCAGCTGTTGCACTTGTAACCGTAAAACCGCCAGGTGTAACCATCGCTTCCACCGCATGGGTTAACGCATCCATGCCCGTAGCCGCGGTCAGACTGGCAGGTTTGCTCAGCATCAGCTCGGGGTCATTCACCGACAGATCAACAAGACAATTTCGGTCTACCATTACCATCTTCACTCTTCGCTCCTCATCTGTAATGACGTAGTTCATCGTCACTTCGCTTGATGTCCCTGCAGTTGTATTGACAGCGACAAGCGGTACCGATTTAACCTTCGATTTATGCAGTCCTTCATATTCACGGATATGCCCACCGTTTGCAGCAACGATACCTATCGCCTTTGCTGCATCCTGCGGTGAACCTCCGCCTATCGATATAATGGCGTCACAGCCATGGTCTTGGAATACTTGTAATCCTTCATGCACATTAAGGCAAGTCGGATTCGGCTGTACCTCATCATATACGACATAATCTAACCCTGCTTTTCGCAGAGCAGACAATACACACTCAGCAGTGCCTGACGTAACCAGTGTCTGATCCGTAACAACAAGCGCCTTGCGTATACCCATCTGTTCAATCAATGGAGCTGCATCCTGCAAACATCCTCTGCCCATTAAATTCACGGGTGGAACATAATATGCATGTGTTGCCATCTGAACCAGCCTCCTGTAACCCTGATTTACTCCTTTTATTGTAACTGAATCCGTTTCCAGCTATAGTGAAATAAATCACAATTACTCTGATAAATGTTACAATGTTCCTTGGTGTTACAAAGATGTTCCGATTTCATCTGATTATTTTGCGTTTAATTTCGTGTGGATGCTGCTTCGTTAATCTGTTAACTTTCTGTACAAATAGCAAAAAGACGACTCGGATACCCGTAGGTACAAGCCGTCTCACATTTCTTGATTTTAATAGTGTTTACACCTCATAAGAGAATCATTCCGGACTGCGTTCCCTTGTCTTCCTGCTTACAAGGCTTTGTCGTTCACACCATCAAGCCATGCTTCAATCTCGCCAATTACGGACGACACACATCCGTCTTCAAACGGCGACTTCAAACCCGCAAGCT harbors:
- a CDS encoding iron-containing alcohol dehydrogenase; this encodes MATHAYYVPPVNLMGRGCLQDAAPLIEQMGIRKALVVTDQTLVTSGTAECVLSALRKAGLDYVVYDEVQPNPTCLNVHEGLQVFQDHGCDAIISIGGGSPQDAAKAIGIVAANGGHIREYEGLHKSKVKSVPLVAVNTTAGTSSEVTMNYVITDEERRVKMVMVDRNCLVDLSVNDPELMLSKPASLTAATGMDALTHAVEAMVTPGGFTVTSATAAAAVKLIFEYLPRAVKDGTDLEAREYMTYACFLGGIAFNNAGLGYVHAMAHQLGGVYDLPHGVCNAMLLPYVEEMNAKHVPDKFRHIAKAIGMDVKERTDKECADYVIAAIRELTKEVGIPEKLSELGVQNPDVELLASNAMKDACAPGNPYQPSKDEVMELFRKII